The following proteins are co-located in the Gordonia polyisoprenivorans genome:
- a CDS encoding amino acid--[acyl-carrier-protein] ligase — protein sequence MNDLDNARTEFRDRLIAEGLLIPTGVDGLYGRSGTFEDIIDGIDGVVRRTGRSVYGTDGAKRLRFPPVFPRTSFEKTDYIASFPQLTGAISTFLGDNKEHRALLADRDEGRPWDGHLASAGTMLVSAACHPLYNTISGELPDGGALFDVYGYCFRHEPAIDPARMQAFRMHEYVYVGDAETAAAHRDSWIPRGLDVLARLGLKPEAVPANDPFFGRAGRLLATNQIEENLKTELIVRLYDDLDDGTAVVSCNCHREHFGENFDIRTASGDVAHSACVGFGMERIALALLANHGTTVANWPSDVRHELDL from the coding sequence GTGAATGACCTCGACAATGCGCGGACCGAGTTTCGCGATCGACTGATCGCAGAGGGGTTACTCATCCCGACCGGTGTCGACGGACTCTACGGCCGTAGCGGAACGTTCGAAGACATCATCGACGGTATCGACGGCGTGGTCCGGCGCACCGGCCGGTCCGTATACGGCACCGACGGCGCGAAGCGACTGCGATTTCCCCCGGTGTTTCCGCGGACGTCGTTCGAGAAGACCGATTACATCGCGTCATTCCCCCAATTGACGGGCGCGATCTCTACGTTCCTCGGCGACAACAAGGAGCATCGGGCGCTGTTGGCCGACCGTGACGAGGGTCGGCCCTGGGACGGACACCTGGCATCCGCCGGAACGATGTTGGTGTCGGCGGCGTGCCATCCGCTCTACAACACCATCTCCGGCGAACTCCCCGACGGCGGTGCACTCTTCGACGTCTACGGCTACTGCTTCCGACACGAGCCCGCCATCGACCCCGCGCGTATGCAGGCCTTCCGGATGCACGAGTACGTTTACGTCGGCGACGCTGAAACAGCTGCCGCGCACCGTGATTCGTGGATTCCACGTGGACTCGACGTACTGGCGCGGCTCGGTCTCAAACCGGAGGCGGTGCCCGCCAACGACCCGTTCTTCGGTCGTGCCGGACGTCTGCTGGCCACCAACCAGATCGAGGAGAACCTGAAGACCGAACTCATCGTGCGTCTCTATGACGATCTCGACGACGGCACTGCTGTGGTGTCATGCAACTGCCATCGCGAACACTTCGGCGAGAATTTCGACATCCGGACGGCCTCCGGCGACGTCGCACACAGCGCGTGCGTCGGATTCGGCATGGAGCGAATCGCCCTGGCACTACTGGCCAATCATGGGACCACCGTGGCGAATTGGCCCTCGGACGTCCGCCACGAACTCGATCTGTGA
- a CDS encoding type IV toxin-antitoxin system AbiEi family antitoxin domain-containing protein encodes MKLPPGLLSVAMRHDGVLTAADFRAFGLNRAAVHRMVAAGQLIGVARGVHRLAAHPLTARTRLRTTVLRVGMQPVLLGVCAAWWWGLVDRHPPVITLTMPSGTRRKRVPGKRIRYRELDTDDVTVHSGLSITALPLTVLEAGVEQGIEIVDRALLRRRMSEQQLVDAYRRRRGRRNAATMGTIVTLIGAGGRSYAERMAIDIFTAHGITGWVAGHPAPPYEIDFAFPVHRVAVEIDGMAHHSDAEAFQRDRRRGNDLSAAGWNVLHFTYNDLLFRPDYVVERIQRALAAADVVEGIA; translated from the coding sequence ATGAAATTGCCTCCCGGGCTCCTTTCCGTCGCGATGCGCCATGACGGAGTACTCACCGCTGCCGACTTCCGGGCCTTCGGGCTCAACCGCGCTGCGGTCCACCGCATGGTGGCTGCCGGCCAGCTGATCGGTGTTGCCCGCGGTGTGCACCGGCTGGCCGCTCATCCGCTCACCGCCCGCACACGTCTGCGGACGACGGTGCTACGCGTGGGTATGCAGCCCGTCCTATTGGGGGTCTGCGCGGCATGGTGGTGGGGACTCGTGGATCGGCATCCGCCGGTCATCACACTGACGATGCCGTCCGGGACTCGGCGAAAGCGGGTGCCCGGGAAGCGGATTCGCTACCGTGAGCTCGACACCGACGACGTGACCGTGCACTCCGGTCTGTCGATCACCGCGCTCCCGCTGACGGTCCTCGAGGCAGGGGTCGAGCAGGGCATCGAGATCGTCGACCGCGCGTTGCTCCGACGTCGGATGAGTGAGCAACAGTTGGTCGACGCATATCGACGGCGGCGCGGTCGTCGGAACGCGGCGACGATGGGAACCATCGTCACCTTGATCGGCGCCGGCGGCCGTTCATACGCCGAACGCATGGCGATCGACATCTTCACCGCACATGGCATCACCGGCTGGGTTGCGGGTCATCCAGCACCTCCCTACGAGATCGACTTCGCCTTCCCCGTGCATCGCGTCGCCGTCGAGATCGACGGGATGGCCCACCACAGCGACGCGGAGGCCTTTCAGCGAGACCGACGACGCGGCAACGACCTCAGCGCCGCCGGCTGGAATGTTCTGCACTTCACCTACAACGACCTCCTGTTTCGGCCCGACTACGTCGTCGAGCGGATTCAGCGGGCGTTGGCCGCCGCAGACGTAGTAGAAGGTATCGCGTAG
- a CDS encoding acyl-CoA dehydrogenase family protein, with protein sequence MPARPSALLDASAVVKAAAPAAADVDRNARFPHEAVEAMRDAGLLSCSLPTELGGRSASITELAAVARAIGAACSSAAMIFAMHHTQALTLRFHGAQGDIAELTRQVATDESLLASATTEITTGGDVRSSTCAVEVDGERVRLEKNAPVISYGEYADFICTTARRSPDSPPSDQVLVVCPKDTTVLEPTSSWDTLGFRGTCSPGFILKTETSVTNIVPVDYATISAHTMLPGSHTLWSSVWLGIADAAIAKTRDQVRAAARKSAGSPPPQALRFADLLVEHQSFESAVSTEVRRYQAFLDSDEDETTIGFALAMNNLKIMASTRVVDVVAGALAICGINGYREDHPASMGRLLRDAYGPALMVSNERIRANNSQLVLALRK encoded by the coding sequence ATGCCCGCGCGCCCATCCGCCCTTCTCGACGCATCCGCCGTCGTCAAAGCCGCTGCTCCGGCAGCGGCCGACGTCGACCGGAACGCCCGATTCCCCCACGAGGCCGTCGAGGCCATGCGCGACGCGGGGCTCCTGTCGTGTTCGCTGCCCACCGAACTCGGCGGTCGGTCGGCGTCGATCACCGAGCTCGCGGCCGTCGCACGCGCGATCGGGGCCGCCTGCAGCTCTGCGGCAATGATCTTCGCAATGCACCACACTCAGGCCCTTACGCTGCGCTTTCACGGTGCTCAAGGCGACATCGCCGAGCTGACGAGGCAGGTCGCCACCGACGAATCGTTGCTGGCTTCGGCGACCACCGAGATCACCACCGGCGGCGATGTGCGGTCGTCGACGTGCGCTGTCGAGGTCGATGGCGAGCGTGTCCGTTTGGAGAAGAATGCTCCGGTCATTTCGTACGGGGAATACGCCGATTTTATCTGCACCACCGCACGCCGGTCCCCTGACAGTCCGCCGAGTGACCAGGTTCTTGTGGTCTGTCCGAAGGACACGACCGTCCTCGAACCCACATCTTCTTGGGACACTTTGGGATTCCGAGGCACATGCAGTCCGGGCTTTATCCTGAAAACCGAGACATCTGTAACGAATATTGTTCCGGTTGATTACGCCACAATATCCGCGCACACCATGCTCCCCGGTTCACACACCCTCTGGTCGTCGGTCTGGCTGGGTATCGCCGACGCCGCGATCGCCAAGACACGCGACCAGGTGCGCGCGGCAGCCCGCAAGAGCGCGGGCTCCCCGCCGCCCCAGGCGCTGCGCTTTGCCGATCTCCTCGTCGAGCATCAGTCGTTCGAAAGCGCGGTGAGCACCGAAGTCCGTCGCTACCAGGCATTTCTCGACAGCGACGAAGACGAGACGACGATCGGTTTCGCGCTCGCGATGAACAATCTCAAGATCATGGCCTCCACCCGCGTCGTCGATGTGGTGGCCGGCGCGCTGGCGATCTGCGGGATCAACGGCTACCGCGAAGACCACCCGGCGTCGATGGGTCGGCTGCTGCGTGACGCTTACGGTCCGGCACTGATGGTGTCAAATGAGCGTATTCGAGCCAATAACTCGCAGCTCGTTCTGGCATTGCGCAAATAG
- a CDS encoding alpha/beta hydrolase: MRGGGFGVRRRVVTALVVVTSTAGALIGVAGQARAVDPDTLRPGCEWRTPDEEAQHIQTCTLYSEALGRNVVVQVRASDQAPGQTEQAVYFLDGLGSNDEYNNWATPTSGALAAYSTSYNLVMPAGGKGEWDTNWQSAPTGSTTAPQWDTFLGEELPAYLNENFDIGTSDNAIVGVSMSGAPAVIVALNHPEVFAVARSYSGFYETNNPLGWVLIPIIQTARADIDNGLSAMWGLPLSAGNTWADNDVLSRIAEAKAHGQTIIISTGNGIPSVGELQLAWQTLQQQPLVLWPILIPGALVTELLGVGLEVGALTSTVILNAAAQRMDLPVEFTYSNGGHNWFSWASTQPSDTAQIEADLAAAAEKSAAQKSAAQKSAAQKSTAEVQQDAAATEVTTSQPTPALAQAPAVEVATSQPTTAATETPAAQPTPIAPTTTQPTTPAEAPSAEPTTAGDVVEGSPYAIPSTTSAAANAR, translated from the coding sequence ATGCGTGGTGGGGGATTCGGTGTGCGGCGTCGTGTGGTCACCGCACTGGTGGTGGTGACCTCGACGGCCGGAGCGCTGATCGGGGTGGCGGGACAGGCGCGTGCGGTCGACCCGGACACCCTTCGTCCGGGATGCGAGTGGCGGACCCCGGACGAGGAGGCCCAACACATCCAGACCTGCACCCTCTACTCGGAGGCGTTGGGTCGCAACGTCGTCGTGCAGGTGCGGGCATCGGATCAGGCACCGGGCCAGACCGAGCAGGCCGTGTATTTCCTCGACGGCCTGGGGTCGAACGACGAGTACAACAACTGGGCGACGCCGACCTCGGGTGCGCTGGCCGCCTACAGCACCAGCTACAACCTGGTGATGCCCGCCGGTGGCAAGGGCGAGTGGGACACCAACTGGCAGTCGGCGCCGACCGGCAGTACCACTGCACCGCAATGGGATACCTTCCTCGGCGAGGAATTGCCCGCCTACCTGAACGAGAACTTCGACATCGGGACGTCGGACAACGCGATCGTCGGTGTCTCGATGTCCGGGGCGCCGGCGGTCATCGTCGCGCTGAACCACCCCGAGGTGTTCGCCGTGGCGCGCTCGTACTCGGGTTTCTACGAGACCAACAACCCGCTGGGGTGGGTGCTCATCCCGATCATCCAGACCGCGCGCGCCGACATCGACAACGGTCTGTCGGCGATGTGGGGACTCCCGTTGAGCGCGGGCAACACCTGGGCCGACAACGACGTCCTGAGCCGCATCGCCGAGGCGAAGGCCCACGGGCAGACCATCATCATCTCCACCGGCAACGGCATCCCGTCAGTCGGTGAACTCCAACTCGCCTGGCAAACGCTGCAACAACAACCACTTGTGTTGTGGCCGATCCTCATTCCCGGCGCCCTCGTCACCGAGCTACTCGGCGTCGGACTGGAGGTCGGTGCGCTCACCTCGACGGTGATCCTCAACGCCGCCGCCCAGCGGATGGACTTGCCGGTCGAGTTCACCTACTCCAACGGCGGGCACAACTGGTTCTCCTGGGCGTCGACCCAGCCATCGGACACCGCCCAGATCGAAGCGGATCTGGCGGCGGCTGCGGAGAAGTCGGCAGCGCAGAAGTCGGCAGCGCAGAAGTCGGCAGCGCAGAAATCTACTGCGGAGGTGCAACAGGATGCGGCGGCCACCGAGGTGACCACGTCCCAGCCAACCCCGGCTCTCGCTCAGGCCCCCGCTGTCGAGGTGGCGACGTCGCAGCCCACCACAGCGGCCACCGAGACCCCGGCTGCCCAGCCCACCCCGATAGCGCCGACCACCACCCAGCCGACCACCCCAGCCGAGGCCCCGAGTGCGGAGCCAACCACAGCTGGAGACGTAGTAGAAGGTTCGCCCTACGCGATACCTTCTACTACGTCTGCGGCGGCCAACGCCCGCTGA
- a CDS encoding acyl carrier protein: protein MEEKIREIVAAHGKLAVAADSFGTADDLFTLGFTSHASVNVMLALEDEFDVEFPDEALKKATFTSIDSMAAVVRKLVAEAA from the coding sequence ATGGAAGAAAAGATCCGCGAAATCGTTGCGGCACACGGAAAACTTGCCGTGGCCGCGGATTCATTCGGAACCGCCGACGACCTGTTCACACTCGGCTTCACCTCACACGCCAGTGTGAACGTGATGCTCGCGCTCGAGGACGAGTTCGATGTGGAGTTCCCCGACGAAGCGCTGAAGAAGGCCACCTTCACGTCGATCGACTCGATGGCAGCGGTCGTCCGCAAGTTGGTGGCCGAGGCGGCATGA
- a CDS encoding DUF1839 family protein — MTAEAPALLEIIEDRGSHPSHSGDRIWPETNCYLDLWIELLHTLGHDPVPMYACALSADHDGEQWTFVKPDPADLRDLYGLQVAEETLWRPVLDTVESGRARGLLHTVEVDSWWLPDTAGTDYRSGHVKTTIVPLRVDRAAAQMTYVHNGGVHRLEGDDFAGVFNLGPTSEWVLLPYVEQVRRMVPAGAVVDPLTIVRAHLNRRPSVNPVEALGRSVAAAVEWLPEAGVEVFHVWAFATLRQCGATAEIAADLAERLPGFGADGGESAAPLLREVATSAKAVQFKMARAARGRTVDVAATMTAMAENWQAALDIIDTSVRR, encoded by the coding sequence ATGACCGCCGAGGCACCCGCTCTTCTCGAGATCATCGAGGATCGCGGTTCGCACCCCAGTCACTCCGGTGACCGGATTTGGCCGGAGACCAACTGCTATCTCGATCTGTGGATCGAACTCCTGCACACGCTCGGGCACGATCCGGTGCCGATGTACGCGTGTGCGCTGTCGGCCGATCATGACGGCGAGCAGTGGACCTTCGTCAAGCCCGACCCCGCCGACCTTCGAGACCTCTACGGCCTGCAGGTCGCCGAGGAGACCCTGTGGCGCCCGGTCCTCGACACCGTTGAGAGCGGCCGTGCGCGGGGGCTTTTGCACACCGTCGAGGTCGACAGCTGGTGGTTGCCGGACACCGCGGGCACCGACTATCGGTCGGGCCACGTCAAGACGACGATCGTTCCGTTGCGCGTCGACCGTGCCGCGGCGCAGATGACCTACGTCCACAACGGTGGGGTGCACCGGCTCGAGGGCGACGACTTCGCCGGGGTGTTCAATCTCGGTCCGACCTCGGAGTGGGTGCTGTTGCCCTACGTCGAGCAGGTGCGCCGGATGGTCCCCGCCGGTGCCGTGGTCGACCCGTTGACGATCGTCCGCGCACATCTGAACCGTCGCCCGTCGGTCAATCCCGTCGAGGCACTCGGCCGGAGTGTGGCGGCAGCGGTGGAGTGGCTTCCCGAGGCAGGTGTCGAGGTGTTCCACGTCTGGGCGTTCGCGACCTTGCGTCAATGCGGCGCGACCGCCGAGATCGCCGCGGACCTCGCCGAACGGCTGCCGGGTTTCGGCGCCGATGGCGGTGAGTCCGCCGCCCCGCTGTTGCGTGAGGTGGCGACCAGTGCGAAGGCGGTGCAGTTCAAGATGGCGCGTGCCGCTCGCGGCCGTACGGTCGACGTG